The Engystomops pustulosus chromosome 1, aEngPut4.maternal, whole genome shotgun sequence genome has a window encoding:
- the LOC140084393 gene encoding uncharacterized protein — protein sequence MARILPQRAVAQQKIQPATTPGGKDSSSALWRETLPRCNANESPRGTSESAQPPSSIKEVNRPSWISPRAVSCPADMLYSRRNEEPSVTWSAPEPRAPPSATPLTAVSRTQSPMADSPQRLPPPIPDLLRTTADVSTMAPRAYITVTVTISPLAPATKGTLLKGPDPLSNAADHPAEYPGPPAKRPRLSGENALPATEVTTASATAPPRATGQSRNNNPSAVSSEEVTAPAVIIMRSTAPPATEGQPEKCLSPSFAEMPAAVGDLPAVPAPASGCSMSAVPVSTTRCLQVTDLNTVFFTQANDVPAAVPAPMPAAIALEQQD from the coding sequence atggcgcgaatcctgcctcagcgcgctgtggcgcagcagaaaattcagccggccacaactcctggcgggaaagactcaagctccgccctctggcgcgaaactctcccgcgctgcaacgccaatgagagcccacgaggtacctcagaatcagcgcagccgccatccagcatcaaagaggttaatcggccatcttggatttctccacgtgctgtctcctgtcctgccgacatgctgtACAGCCGACGAAATGAGGAACCAAGTGTCACATGGTCTGCCCCCGAGCCTCGGGCACCTCCATCTGCTACACctcttactgctgtctcccgtacgcagtctccaatggcggattctccacagcggctgcctcctccgattccggacctcctgaggaccaccgcggatgtgagtaccatggcccccagggcctatatcacagtgactgtcactatatctcccttagccccggctacaaaagggactctcttaaaggggcctgaccccttatctaatgctgctgatcatcctgcggagtatccaggaccacctgctaagaggcccaggctgtccggtgagaacgccctgccagctacagaggttaccaccgccagcgcaacagcacccccaagagctacaggtcagtcccggaacaacaatccttcagctgtcagcagtgaagaagttacagctcctgcggtcatcatcatgcgctccacagcgcccccagctacagaaggtcagccagagaagtgcctgtctccttcctttgctgagatgcctgccgccgtaggtgacctccctgctgttccagctccagcttctgggtgttccatgtcagcagttccagtgtctaccaccagatgtcttcaggtgacagatctcaacacggttttcttcacccaggctaatgatgtccctgctgcagttcctgctcccatgcctgcagccattgctcttgagcagcaagattaa